A genomic stretch from Setaria viridis chromosome 1, Setaria_viridis_v4.0, whole genome shotgun sequence includes:
- the LOC117849932 gene encoding uncharacterized protein isoform X1, giving the protein MDHRGGGRGGGGRGGGGGGRGGGGGGGGGGGGGNSSRTDLLAAGRKKLQQFRKKKGKREPGKKAAEADADAEAEEGAAKAEESTVPEPKSPVGLKFLAGVGGSSTPFEEAETSQAEQCNGEGPGAVESGSVENADAVREQETAADGSDAHNAGTSEQGISEQHESQAADGEDLAIQATSGDGSGDLVEGAQLGEVHVDKKLPDMTLKDNMELDASSERDGDGDDCNQLGEHQQVEMEPVEKPTSSDSEEVAEVPIPSQDTGADNNNDEGAQEMLTDVSRIPLDGDIQHDIEPTVSAEIVAATALEEELTVAASHEIPESTAGRGTEEETDGVGREAVEENPSTTHVTDEDLSVQAKPIGAVDTPLCEQDGDPALFRSVVLQGIVPDHFEDIQRHLYSATLSRDFLQLQLDEVAGHYSDVTQRSSDEITKLQVLLKETEESNLAVSKELHQCRHELSKVSTVKGELELIMASLKEEINTSNLRCTRLESELHSSEENTKQMQSELADNRLLLEALQKENLELSASLASEKEAKKAAEEQQDHLSSDNRKLLSELSGLELNLASMKEEMDAGSSRCEVLEKELRSSNENLEHTLTELANYRALLESLQKDNLELSANFVSEKEAKKKLEEDNVDLCNEKGRLSSDLSELNDKLNLSYAKHKQLESHVKDTETYFEQLTEQLIEENLYASSSADVYQSAIKDLHAKYNVVLGQFQNVVHQESDLHLDPPKVNTENAERTITRPVLVGHGNHQCTPNLANTNDSCNSTALQLLKGHLEVSKGDLHDLEKLLERISSRSDGRVLVSKLIKSFEPKGNEDDTGLTEGEHDELRKSTREMIRRLGEKFMAMSSDITKTEEYVAELCNKIELSVKSTAQHDIDRQQTVVLAAKMDELAGKLSNYKETIDNLHNQVATVQQDANSNAERLIDQAELLQKDAVERISILEKERVSLSDLLIEVTNRLTSLGCTMFPNDSSESEDLSFRTLSCVDLVATSFQSLQEKLEAAQIDNAQLNSSLVELRKANCVAQERSEQAFETVKKLYDSLQELLCDSLKNSNEFGGGDSAEEPIESQYGRLIEHLKNLLHDHHTMLSSNADLESRLLSKCEEVEELNMRYSSLTKNLNDVCVMNEELKSASLSKNATQDELHSRCLAVAEKLVSHSVNHSSAGVQLISDSGEGFNKEDHILTTLLPCIEDGVASCIEKFENAAEEIRLSKICLQDINIFDQISFDKWSYPLPTLIKEEILPKLSDLQDRINQLNALNIQLETEVPVLRDGMKKLDEALGTSRTELQKKVSELEQFDQKLTSVKEKLSIAVAKGKGLIVQRDSLKQSLLEKSGEVEKLTQELQLKETLLKELEAKLKSYTEADRIEALESELSYIRNSATALRDSFLLKDSVLQRIEEVLEDLDLPEQFHSRDIVEKIELLSKMAVGTSFTLPDGDKRSSVDGHSESGVAMDVINDEQNSNSNPASDELKSKYEELHRKFYELAEHNNMLEQSLVERNSLIQKWEEVLGQISIPPQFRMLEAEDKIEWLGNRLLEVEQERDSLQLKIEHLEDSSEMLIADLEESHKRISELSAEVVAIKAEKDFFSQSLEKLRFEFLGLSEKAVQDEFVRDNLRKDLSELQEKLAEKTEESRHYHEMDTEIHKLLNLVQNTLQDGSDSEISSGDTSAVLCLGKLLRKLLDDYGTLLSKSTEGNFTERDIQLEDIKPSNDASTLDTGTSDKEIELNSLNNELDYARNNLALVEQQRDEAVEKTQSLMLEIETLHAQAQINKLQESDAEQMQKYQSLVLELESVGKQRDNLQEQLNQEEQKCTSLREKLNVAVRKGKGLVQHRDSLKQTIEEMNAVIEKLKNERKQHIESLETEKSSLMDRLAENEKSLHETNQYLSGLLNALNKVDIAREFDTDPVTKVEKIAKFCLDLQETVVSSQNEVKKSKRATELLLAELNEAHERADNLQEELFKAEAALSESYKQYSVTESARADAVRHLEHVMHAQSQTRRKQLDHLMELNSTSSQLREVCFELSHHLVNAFSKDVDLICYMENFMKSSGKWIDGTNMMDVPIASKHVLSNRINSKKAHIPNAPLEIKMDDTDERQILHHLAIACRALSECVKDCNDLKRSIDEHGFSVEQKATELFDVMSNLQNRLTSQQNELESLRAKFVELQLEMKGRDEEIVSERRNMSLLYEACTSSVAEIEGMTDIYPGNQSYAVDHSADERIKSLVEQLVLAVKTSRNSNEGSTKELKATVLELQQELQAKDIQISTISSELSYQLRAAESSAKQLSVELEGAKMEVHNLAKQVDMLHNENKALETQVNELKNMESMASEQHGRIKELTDELSRKDQEIEGLMQALDEEEKELEVMENKSHELEQMLQEKEFALKSAEVSRTKALAKLATTVDKFDELHSLSENLLAEVENLQSQLQERDSEISFLRQEVTRSTNELLTTEESNKKYSSQINDFIKWLETALLQFGVHCDYDGTPVPVYMEMLSKKIGSLISESDDLRVVVQSKDSLLQVERTKMEELMRKSDALEASLSQKDSQIGLLRRDRASSQLNRSINLPGTSEIEQMNDKSPAVVTQLRGARKVNNDQIAIDVEMDKDKQLDDEDDDKAHGFKSLTMSRFVPKFTRPISDRIDGMWVSGDRLLMRQPTLRLGILIYWIALHALLASFI; this is encoded by the exons ATGGATCacaggggcggcggccgcggcggcggaggcagagggggaggcggcggcggcagaggaggagggggaggaggaggaggaggaggaggcggcggcaacaGTAGCCGCACCGATCTCCTCGCTGCCGGGCGGAAGAAG CTGCAACAGTTccggaagaagaaggggaagcgGGAGCCCGGGAAGAAGGCGGCGGaagccgacgccgacgcggagGCCGAGGAGGGGGCGGCCAAGGCGGAGGAGTCCACCGTGCCCGAGCCGAAATCGCCTGTCGGGCTGAAGTTCCTCGCCGGGGTGGGCGGCAGCAGCACTCCGTTTGAG GAAGCGGAGACGTCACAGGCGGAGCAATGCAATGGCGAGGGGCCTGGGGCTGTGGAGTCCGGCTCTGTGGAGAATGCTGATGCAGTGCGAGAACAGGAGACGGCAGCTGATGGCTCTGATGCGCATAATGCTGGTACTAGTGAGCAGGGCATTTCGGAGCAGCATGAAAGCCAGGCAGCTGATGGTGAGGATCTAGCAATCCAGGCTACCAGTGGAGACGGCAGTGGTGATCTTGTGGAAGGAGCTCAGCTGGGTGAGGTGCATGTTGATAAGAAACTGCCAGATATGACTTTGAAGGATAACATGGAGTTGGATGCTTCTTCTGAACGTGATGGAGACGGTGATGATTGCAATCAACTTGGGGAACACCAGCAGGTGGAAATGGAGCCTGTTGAAAAGCCAACAAGCTCTGATTCCGAAGAAGTCGCCGAGGTGCCAATTCCTTCTCAAGACACTGGAGCTGATAATAATAATGATGAAGGAGCTCAAGAAATGTTGACAGATGTTTCTAGGATTCCATTAGATGGAGATATACAACATGACATCGAGCCCACTGTTTCTGCTGAAATAGTTGCTGCGACTGCACTTGAAGAAGAGTTGACTGTTGCAGCTTCACATGAGATTCCTGAGAGTACTGCGGGAAGAGGCACTGAGGAGGAAACTGATGGAGTGGGCAGGGAAGCTGTTGAAGAAAATCCAAGTACAACACATGTAACTGATGAAGATTTGAGTGTACAGGCCAAGCCAATAGGGGCAGTGGATACTCCACTTTGTGAACAGGATGGTGATCCAGCTTTATTTAGAAGTGTGGTATTGCAAGGCATTGTGCCAGATCATTTTGAGGATATACAGAGGCATCTGTACTCTGCAACTCTATCGAGGGATTTTCTCCAGTTGCAGTTAGATGAGGTTGCTGGTCATTATTCAGATGTTACACAGCGGTCTTCTGATGAGATCACCAAGCTCCAGGTACTACTAAAAGAAACTGAAGAAAGCAATCTGGCAGTTAGCAAAGAGCTTCATCAATGTAGACATGAGCTTTCCAAGGTGAGCACAGTTAAGGGAGAACTTGAACTAATCATGGCTTCCTTGAAAGAAGAAATCAACACTAGCAACTTAAGGTGCACACGTTTGGAGAGTGAGCTACATTCCTCCGAGGAGAACACAAAACAAATGCAGAGTGAATTAGCTGACAACAGATTGTTACTGGAAGCCCTGCAAAAGGAAAACCTGGAGCTTAGTGCAAGCCTTGCTTCTGAGAAAGAAGCCAAAAAAGCAGCTGAGGAGCAGCAGGACCATCTATCTTCTGATAACAGGAAGCTTTTATCAGAGTTGTCAGGTCTTGAGCTTAACTTAGCTTCTATGAAAGAGGAAATGGATGCTGGCAGTAGCAGATGTGAAGTTTTGGAGAAAGAGCTGCGTTCCTCCAATGAGAATTTGGAGCATACTTTGACAGAATTGGCAAATTATAGGGCTCTGTTGGAATCATTGCAAAAAGATAATTTGGAGTTATCTGCGAATTTTGTCTCTgagaaagaagcaaaaaagaaaCTTGAAGAAGACAATGTGGATTTATGTAATGAAAAGGGTAGGCTTTCTTCAGATTTATCTGAACTAAATGACAAGTTGAACCTTTCATATGCCAAGCATAAGCAGCTTGAGTCACATGTCAAAGATACGGAAACATACTTTGAACAACTTACGGAGCAGCTAATTGAGGAAAATCTGTATGCTAGTAGCAGCGCAGATGTTTACCAATCTGCAATCAAAGACTTGCACGCTAAGTATAATGTGGTGCTGGGCCAATTTCAGAATGTTGTGCATCAAGAAAGTGATCTTCATTTGGACCCACCTAAAGTCAATACTGAAAATGCTGAAAGAACCATTACGAGGCCTGTACTTGTTGGCCATGGTAATCATCAGTGCACTCCTAATCTGGCCAACACGAATGACTCATGTAACTCTACTGCTTTACAGTTACTGAAGGGCCATCTAGAGGTGTCTAAAGGTGATTTGCATGACCTTGAAAAGTTGCTAGAGAGGATTTCCTCTAGGTCTGATGGACGTGTTCTGGTATCGAAGCTCATAAAATCATTCGAGCCTAAAGGAAATGAGGATGACACTGGACTAACTGAGGGGGAGCACGATGAATTACGAAAGTCAACTCGGGAGATGATACGTCGCCTTGGGGAAAAGTTTATGGCAATGAGCTCAGATATTACAAAAACTGAAGAATATGTGGCTGAACTTTGTAACAAAATTGAACTTTCCGTCAAGTCTACTGCGCAGCATGATATAGATAGACAACAGACTGTTGTTCTTGCGGCCAAAATGGATGAACTTGCTGGGAAGCTGAGCAACTACAAGGAGACAATTGATAATCTGCACAATCAGGTTGCTACTGTTCAACAGGATGCAAACAGTAATGCTGAAAGGCTCATTGATCAAGCAGAACTGTTGCAAAAGGATGCGGTAGAAAGGATTTCCATTCTTGAGAAGGAGAGGGTGTCTTTATCAGATTTGCTCATTGAAGTAACAAATAGGCTCACCTCTTTGGGATGTACTATGTTTCCTAATGATTCCAGTGAAAGTGAAGATCTCAGTTTCCGCACTTTGAGCTGTGTGGATCTTGTTGCTACATCATTCCAGAGTCTTCAGGAGAAATTAGAGGCTGCTCAAATTGATAATGCTCAGCTCAATAGTTCTCTGGTGGAGCTCAGGAAAGCAAACTGTGTTGCTCAAGAGAGGAGCGAACAAGCATTTGAAACTGTCAAGAAACTGTATGATTCCCTGCAGGAACTTCTATGCGATTCACTTAAAAATTCAAATGAATTTGGTGGAGGGGACAGTGCTGAGGAACCAATTGAAAGTCAATATGGAAGACTCATCGAGCATTTAAAGAATTTGTTGCATGACCACCATACTATGCTGTCATCCAATGCTGACCTTGAGTCAAGACTGTTGAGTAAATGTGAAGAGGTCGAGGAGCTCAACATGAGATACAGTTCTCTAACAAAAAATTTGAATGATGTTTGTGTTATGAATGAAGAGCTTAAGTCAGCTTCTTTAAGCAAAAATGCCACACAAGATGAACTACACAGTAGATGTCTTGCTGTAGCTGAAAAGTTGGTTTCCCACTCAGTAAATCATTCCTCAGCAGGTGTTCAATTGATATCTGATAGTGGTGAAGGGTTTAACAAGGAAGATCATATACTTACCACCCTTCTCCCATGCATTGAGGACGGTGTGGCTTCATGCATTGAGAAATTTGAAAATGCAGCTGAAGAAATCCGCTTGTCAAAGATATGCTTGCAAGATATCAATATTTTTGACCAGATTTCATTCGACAAGTGGTCTTACCCCTTGCCTACATTGATCAAAGAGGAAATCTTACCAAAGCTGTCTGACTTGCAAGACAGAATCAACCAGCTCAATGCACTAAATATTCAGCTGGAAACTGAAGTTCCAGTCTTGAGGGATGGCATGAAAAAGCTTGATGAAGCTCTTGGAACTTCGCGTACTGAGCTTCAGAAAAAGGTTTCTGAACTTGAACAGTTTGATCAGAAACTTACATCTGTCAAGGAAAAACTTAGTATTGCTGTTGCAAAAGGTAAAGGTTTGATTGTGCAGCGTGACAGCCTTAAGCAGTCTCTGTTGGAGAAGTCTGGTGAGGTCGAGAAGCTCACACAAGAACTGCAGTTAAAGGAAACATTGCTGAAAGAGTTAGAAGCTAAGCTCAAATCCTATACAGAAGCAGATCGAATTGAAGCTTTGGAATCGGAGCTCTCATACATAAGGAATTCAGCTACAGCTCTAAGGGACTCATTTCTTCTAAAAGACTCTGTTCTTCAGAGAATCGAAGAAGTCTTAGAAGACCTGGATTTGCCAGAGCAATTTCATTCTCGAGATATAGTTGAAAAAATTGAACTGCTGTCGAAGATGGCTGTTGGCACTTCATTTACTCTACCTGATGGTGACAAGAGATCCTCTGTTGATGGGCATTCTGAGTCTGGTGTGGCCATGGATGTGATAAATGATGAGCAGAACTCAAATTCAAATCCAGCATCAGATGAATTAAAGAGCAAGTATGAGGAGCTGCATAGGAAATTCTATGAGCTGGCTGAACACAACAACATGTTGGAACAATCTCTAGTGGAGAGGAACAGTCTTATACAGAAATGGGAAGAAGTCCTTGGTCAAATTAGCATCCCCCCACAGTTCAGGATGTTGGAAGCAGAAGATAAGATAGAATGGTTAGGAAACAGACTCTTGGAGGTGGAGCAGGAAAGAGATTCATTACAGTTGAAGATTGAGCACCTTGAGGATTCCTCTGAAATGCTTATTGCTGATCTAGAAGAGTCGCATAAAAGGATATCTGAACTCAGCGCAGAGGTTGTTGCTATAAAGGCTGAGAAGGATTTTTTCTCACAAAGCCTAGAGAAACTGAGATTTGAGTTCCTTGGACTCTCTGAGAAAGCAGTTCAAGATGAGTTTGTCAGAGATAATTTGAGAAAAGATCTATCTGAATTGCAGGAGAAGTTAGCTGAGAAAACCGAGGAGAGCAGGCACTATCATGAAATGGACACAGAGATCCACAAGCTGCTGAATTTGGTGCAAAACACATTGCAGGATGGCAGTGATTCAGAAATTTCATCGGGTGACACTTCTGCTGTTTTGTGCTTGGGTAAATTGTTGAGGAAACTTTTGGATGACTATGGTACTCTTTTGTCCAAGTCCACTGAAGGCAATTTTACTGAGAGAGATATTCAATTAGAGGATATCAAGCCATCTAATGATGCTTCTACATTGGATACTGGTACAAGCGACAAAGAGATCGAACTAAATTCTTTAAATAATGAGTTAGATTATGCTCGCAACAATCTGGCCTTAGTGGAGCAGCAGCGTGATGAAGCTGTGGAGAAGACGCAATCACTAATGCTGGAAATTGAGACCTTACATGCTCAAGCTCAAATAAACAAATTGCAAGAAAGTGATGCTGAGCAGATGCAAAAGTATCAGTCGCTAGTTCTTGAACTAGAATCTGTGGGTAAGCAGCGGGACAATCTGCAGGAGCAGTTAAATCAGGAGGAGCAAAAGTGTACCTCATTGAGGGAGAAACTAAATGTTGCTGTCAGAAAAGGGAAGGGCCTAGTGCAACACAGAGACAGCCTGAAGCAAACTATAGAAGAGATGAATGCTGTGATAGAGAAACTTAAGAATGAAAGAAAACAGCACATAGAATCACTTGAGACTGAGAAATCATCTTTAATGGATCGATTGGCTGAGAATGAGAAGAGCTTGCATGAAACAAACCAGTATTTGAGTGGATTATTAAATGCTTTAAATAAAGTGGACATTGCTCGGGAATTTGATACGGATCCAGTTACCAAGGTTGAAAAGATAGCAAAATTTTGCCTTGACCTACAGGAAACTGTGGTTTCATCACAGAATGAAGTGAAGAAATCGAAACGAGCAACAGAGTTGCTTCTAGCTGAGTTAAATGAAGCTCATGAAAGGGCTGACAACCTGCAGGAGGAATTGTTCAAGGCAGAAGCTGCACTTTCTGAATCTTATAAACAATACAGTGTTACAGAATCTGCAAGAGCTGATGCTGTTCGTCACCTTGAGCATGTTATGCATGCGCAGTCACAGACAAGAAGGAAGCAATTAGATCATTTGATGGAGTTGAACTCCACCAGCAGTCAACTAAGAGAAGTCTGCTTTGAACTTTCACATCATCTTGTCAATGCATTCAGTAAGGATGTGGACCTTATCTGCTATATGGAAAACTTCATGAAGTCTTCTGGTAAATGGATAGATGGCACAAATATGATGGATGTACCGATTGCTTCTAAACATGTTTTGTCCAACCGCATAAACAGCAAG AAGGCTCATATTCCAAATGCTCCTTTGGAAATTAAGATGGATGATACCGATGAGAGACAGATTTTGCATCATCTTGCTATTGCATGCCGTGCTTTATCTGAGTGTGTAAAAGACTGTAATGATCTCAAAAGAAGCATTGATGAGCATGGCTTTTCAGTTGAACAGAAAGCAACAGAGCTGTTTGATGTAATGTCCAACTTGCAGAACAGACTCACTTCTCAGCAAAATGAGTTGGAATCTTTGAGAGCAAAATTTGTTGAACTACAGTTGGAGATGAAAGGAAGAGATGAGGAGATTGTATCTGAACGCAGGAATATGAGCTTGCTATATGAAGCATGTACTAGTTCAGTTGCTGAGATTGAAGGGATGACTGATATATACCCTGGTAACCAGAGCTATGCTGTTGATCATTCTGCAGATGAACGTATAAAATCATTAGTTGAACAGTTAGTTCTAGCTGTAAAAACTTCTCGGAACAGTAATGAAGGCAGCACAAAGGAACTGAAGGCTACTGTTCTTGAGTTGCAGCAGGAGCTTCAAGCTAAAGATATCCAAATCAGCACAATCAGTTCAGAGCTTTCATATCAGTTAAGGGCGGCTGAATCTTCTGCAAAGCAGCTCTCAGTCGAGCTCGAAGGTGCAAAAATGGAGGTCCACAATTTGGCGAAACAAGTTGATATGTTGCATAATGAGAACAAGGCTTTAGAGACTCAAGTAAATGAGCTTAAAAATATGGAGTCAATGGCAAGTGAGCAGCACGGAAGAATTAAGGAATTGACTGATGAACTAAGCAGAAAAGACCAAG AAATTGAAGGTTTGATGCAAGCacttgatgaagaagaaaaagagctTGAAGTCATGGAGAACAAAAGTCATGAGTTGGAGCAAATGCTGCAAGAAAAAGAATTTGCTTTAAAGAGCGCAGAAGTTTCTAGGACTAAAGCTCTGGCAAAACTTGCAACGACTGTCGACAAGTTTGATGAGTTGCATAGCTTGTCTGAAAATCTTCTTGCAGAAGTGGAAAACCTTCAGTCACAATTGCAAGAAAGAGATTCAGAGATCTCTTTTCTGCGGCAGGAAGTTACAAGAAGTACGAATGAACTGCTAACCACTGAAGAGAGCAACAAAAAGTACTCATCACAGATAAACGATTTCATTAAATGGCTAGAAACAGCACTTTTGCAGTTTGGCGTGCATTGCGACTATGATGGCACTCCAGTTCCTGTCTATATGGAGATGTTGAGCAAAAAAATAGGATCTCTGATATCTGAATCAGATGATTTAAGGGTTGTAGTCCAAAGCAAAGATTCTTTACTACAGGTTGAGAGGACCAAAATGGAAGAATTGATGCGTAAATCAGATGCTCTAGAAGCTTCATTGAGCCAAAAGGATTCTCAAATAGGGTTGCTTCGCCGGGATAGGGCATCCAGTCAACTGAACAGATCTATAAACTTGCCTGGCACTTCAGAGATTGAACAAATG AATGACAAAAGCCCAGCAGTTGTCACTCAGCTTCGAGGCGCGCGAAAAGTCAACAATGACCAAATTGCTATTGATGTAGAGATGGATAAAGACAAGCAAttagatgatgaagatgatgataaaG CACATGGTTTCAAGTCATTGACTATGTCACGCTTTGTTCCCAAGTTCACTCGACCGATATCAGACAGAATTGATGGGATGTG GGTCTCTGGTGATAGATTGCTCATGAGGCAACCGACCTTAAGACTTGGCATCTTGATATATTGGATTGCATTGCATGCGTTGCTTGCTAGTTTTATTTAA